The Parabacteroides sp. FAFU027 DNA window TAATCCGATGAACACAAAACAATTTGAAAACAAAGTTGTGCTGGTAACCGGAGCCTCAAGAGGCATTGGAAATGAAATAGCCAGACAATATGCCCATATGGGAGCCAGTATCATTATTGCAGATATCCAACCCGCTAAAAAGGATTTCCCATTTGAATTTATTCATACAAACGTTGGAGAAGCCGACTCCGTAAAGGCTCTGTTTTCGATCATTAAGGAGCGTTACAAGCAACTGAATATCTTGATTAATAATGCGGGAATTTCGATATTTACCCCCTTTGAAGAGTTGAGCTTGGAGAATTGGGACAAGGTAATCAATACCAATCTCCGTAGTGTATTCCTTTGCAGTCAGGCGGCACTGCCATTGATGAAAGAGAAGGGCGGAAAAATCGTCAATATAGCTTCTACGCGGGCTTTTATGAGTGAAGCGAACACGGAGGCCTATTCTGCATCGAAAGGCGGAATAATAGCCCTTACACATGCTTTGTCTGTGTCTTTATCTAAACACCAAATACAAGTCAATTCGATTTCACCCGGGTGGATAGAAACAGGAAATTACGAAGCGCTTAGAAAAGAAGACCATGCTCAGCACCCTAGTAACCGGGTAGGAAAACCGACAGATATAGCAAGAGCCTGCCTCTTCCTGACAAGCCCTGAAAATGATTTTATAAATGGGACAAATCTCACCATTGACGGAGGAATGACCATCAAGATGATATATGAAGAATAAAAGAAGAGCGGCATTGAATTTTTTCATTTCAATGCCGCTCTTCTTTTTTATTTTCCATCCACTCTCGCTACGGTAGTCAGATTGGTCAATCTATTGAGCTTAGAGCAAAGATTATTCACATCAATGGCACTGTGAACCATAAACTCAATCCGACCCTCAAATATACCATCTTTTGTTTCGATATGAATCTTTTGGATATTCATGCTCAGTTCCTCAGAGAGGACTTTTGTGATATCATTCAATACGCCAATCGCATCAACTCCCTTCACCTCGATACTAACCGGGAAAGAGTGCTCAGCAAAGGAACTCCACTCTACTGAAAGAAGCTTATTCCCGAAAGTACTTTTGAGTCGCATCGCAACCGGACAAGAGCGTTTATGCACCTCTACCATCCCACTGTCGCTGATATATCCCAATGCATCATCAAAAGGCAGGGGATGACAACAATCAGCAAACTTGAAGGTTTTGTTAAAGTCCTCCTCTTCAAGAAAGAAGGATTTTTTCTTGTCAATGGGGACTTTTTCAGAATTAACGGCATTCCTTTTATTCGACTTTCCACCTCCGAATATTTGCCTCAGATTTCGGGTAAAGAATCCGGACTCTTTATCCTTCACCTGCTCAACAATATCACCATCTTCCAGGTCAATTTCTTTCTTCCCAACCTGTTTAAACAGCTCTTCTTTGGATGCCAGATTATGTATCTGAATCAGGGTATTGATTGCGTGAGGCTTTTCCCCTAAATGACTTGAAATAAATTCTTTTACAATAGTTTCGCCCTGTTGGATAGCCAGCCTGTCATCTTTCTGAAGCTGTTTATTGATATTTACTCGAGCATGGGATGTTGTTACATAATTCAGCCATTCTGGTTGTGGTAGTTGTGAGCGTGATGTCAGAATCTCAACCTGATCTCCACTCTGAAGTTTATGGCTGAGAGGAACCAGTTTATGGTTTACTTTTGCACCAATACAATGATAACCAAGTTGGGTGTGTAGGTTAAAGGCAAAATCGAGTGCAGTAGCCCCCTGAGGCAGGGTTTTAATTTCTCCTTTTGGTGTAAATACAAAAATTTCAGAAGCGTACAGATTCATCTTAATAGAATCCAGAAAATCCATCGCACTCGGCCCCGGATTTTCCAACACTTCACGGATTCGTTTCAACCAATCATTCAATTCACTGCTGGTTTCAACGGTAGTTGTTTCAGTCTTGTAATTGAAGTGAGCTGCCATCCCTTTTTCGGCAATCTCATTCATACGCTCGCTTCGGATTTGAACCTCAATCCAGTGTCCTCCCGGGCCCATGACCGTAACGTGAAGTGCCTGGTAGCCGTTTGCTTTAGGTCGGCTCACCCAGTCGCGGATACGCTCAGGATGTAATCGGTAAATATCGGTAATCAGGGAGTAAATGTTCCAACATTCTATCTTTTCAAGATTCTCATCCTTTGGTTTAAAGATGATACGGGCAGCGCAAAGGTCATAGATTTCTTCAAAAGAAACTTTTTTGGTTTGCATTTTAAGCCAAACGGAATAGACAGACTTGGTTCTCCAAATCATGTCAAATTTCACTCCCATTTCACTCAATTTGTGTCTAATGGGGGCAGCAAAATCCTCATATATATTTTGTCGAAGAGATTCTTCGGTTGAAATACGTTCACTCAGTTCACGGTAGGCATCAGGATGCTCATACTTAAAACTAAGGTCTTCAAGTTCTGATTTGATAGCATGAAGACCTAAACGATAAGCCAATGGCGCGTAGAGGTATTGCGTCTCCCCTGCAATTTTAAATTGCTTGCTGGGTAACATCGAATCGAGTGTGCGCATGTTATGCAGGCGGTCGGCCATTTTAATAAGCACCACTCGAATGTCTTCCGACATCGTCAATAGTAATTTTCTAAAGTTTTCAGCCTGGGAAGAGGCTTGTTCTCCGAAAATACCGCCAGAAATCTTGGTAAGGCCGTCCACAATCTGTGCAACCTTTTCGCCAAAAAGATTTGAAATATCTTCAACCGTAAACTCTGTATCCTCAACCACATCATGTAATAATGCAGCACAAATCGAGGTAGAGCCCAAGGTCATGTCTTTAGCAACAATCCGTGCTACAGCAATGGGATGAAGAATATAAGGCTCTCCGGAACGGCGACGAATGCCCTTGTGAGCAGCATTCGCAAAATTGAATGCTTTAGTAATTATTTCAATTTTCTTCCTGTGAGGTGAGTTCAGGTAATCTTCAATCAATTCCTGAAACTCCTTCTCTATCAGTTCTTCGTCTGACAAATTCTTTATCTCTTCGCTCATATAATCGGATTACGATTTCGGAATTTTAATGCGCATGCCAACCTGAATCGCATCCTGGCGGCTCATTTTATTAGCTTGCATAATCTGCTCTACACTTGTCCCGGGGTATTTGCTGGCAATAGCCCAAAGCGTATCCCCTTTTCTGACACGGTAATATTCGAAATCTTTTATTAAACTATCCTTGGATACAAATTTATTAGAGCGATCATCCACCGATATAGAATCATTTACAGCCTTGGAAACAGTTTTGTTTTTCAAGGCCAAATCTTTAGACTCAACCAGCACTGTTTTTACACGTTTTTCTTTCGTGCGTATAGAAAGCATGTCTCCTCTGTCCAGTTTTGTACTCTTGAGATGATTCCACTTCTTTACGTCTGAAGTATTAACATTATATTTATCTGCAATTTCAGACAAGGTCTCACCTTTTTTCACCTTATGATGCAAGGTTACATCGACCATCTCGATAACCTGCTTGCGTTTTGCCGACTGATTTGTATCTGCCAATGTTGCTTTTTCCTCGGTCTCTTTGGTTCTCTTTTCCACTTTGATAGCTAAAAGCTGACCTTTGCTGACTTTAGATTTGCTTAAGTGATTCATTTTTTTCAAATCACATACACTTACATCATATTTAGCAGCAATCTCCTGCAATGTTTCCCCTTTCTTCACTTTATAATATTGGGTAGTAGCGGAAACACTCTTTGCTTTTGTTTTCTCTTTTACAACAGAAGCCGTTTGGTTTGAGATAGAATCATTTGAGTTTTTGACCGGCGCAACAGGAGTTACTCTTTTCTCTTTATAGATAGCTAAAAGGGAATTCTTTTTGAGTTTTGTTGATTTCAGGTTATTCCAGCTTTTAATATCAGAAACCGAAACCCCGTAACGACTGGCAACATTATAAATCGACTCTCCTTTACGGACTTTATGCCTGATTACTGTCTGTACAACATCGTCATTGATTGTTCCCGGATCAACGGTTTTACGGAAGTTAAGCAGAAACTC harbors:
- a CDS encoding SDR family NAD(P)-dependent oxidoreductase encodes the protein MNTKQFENKVVLVTGASRGIGNEIARQYAHMGASIIIADIQPAKKDFPFEFIHTNVGEADSVKALFSIIKERYKQLNILINNAGISIFTPFEELSLENWDKVINTNLRSVFLCSQAALPLMKEKGGKIVNIASTRAFMSEANTEAYSASKGGIIALTHALSVSLSKHQIQVNSISPGWIETGNYEALRKEDHAQHPSNRVGKPTDIARACLFLTSPENDFINGTNLTIDGGMTIKMIYEE
- a CDS encoding RelA/SpoT family protein; translation: MSEEIKNLSDEELIEKEFQELIEDYLNSPHRKKIEIITKAFNFANAAHKGIRRRSGEPYILHPIAVARIVAKDMTLGSTSICAALLHDVVEDTEFTVEDISNLFGEKVAQIVDGLTKISGGIFGEQASSQAENFRKLLLTMSEDIRVVLIKMADRLHNMRTLDSMLPSKQFKIAGETQYLYAPLAYRLGLHAIKSELEDLSFKYEHPDAYRELSERISTEESLRQNIYEDFAAPIRHKLSEMGVKFDMIWRTKSVYSVWLKMQTKKVSFEEIYDLCAARIIFKPKDENLEKIECWNIYSLITDIYRLHPERIRDWVSRPKANGYQALHVTVMGPGGHWIEVQIRSERMNEIAEKGMAAHFNYKTETTTVETSSELNDWLKRIREVLENPGPSAMDFLDSIKMNLYASEIFVFTPKGEIKTLPQGATALDFAFNLHTQLGYHCIGAKVNHKLVPLSHKLQSGDQVEILTSRSQLPQPEWLNYVTTSHARVNINKQLQKDDRLAIQQGETIVKEFISSHLGEKPHAINTLIQIHNLASKEELFKQVGKKEIDLEDGDIVEQVKDKESGFFTRNLRQIFGGGKSNKRNAVNSEKVPIDKKKSFFLEEEDFNKTFKFADCCHPLPFDDALGYISDSGMVEVHKRSCPVAMRLKSTFGNKLLSVEWSSFAEHSFPVSIEVKGVDAIGVLNDITKVLSEELSMNIQKIHIETKDGIFEGRIEFMVHSAIDVNNLCSKLNRLTNLTTVARVDGK